Proteins from a genomic interval of Candidatus Neomarinimicrobiota bacterium:
- a CDS encoding IS30 family transposase: protein MAYGHLSQNERFMIANLLDYAYPVSEIAQMLRRSPSTISREIRRNRTPDGYHAGQADAQAQQRRWDATSRTISDHQWALIEDKIRQDWSPEQIHGWLDHTGQQPVSHEWIYEYIYRDQTAGGPLHTHLRCQKTQRKRYGTYGKRGPIPHRVSISQRPATVDTRERIGDWEGDTILGKGRSQALVSLVDRATRFTLLAKVDRKAADAVQAAIVRLLRPYPAQTHTLTLDNGPEFARHQTMTQKLHMAVYFAHPYSAWERGTNENTNGLVRQYLPKGTAFDDVTDADLDWIMHRLNTRPRKCLDYRTPAALFYGNHETSSVALRG, encoded by the coding sequence ATGGCCTATGGCCATCTCTCACAGAATGAACGCTTTATGATTGCCAATTTGCTTGACTATGCCTATCCGGTGTCGGAGATTGCCCAGATGTTGCGCCGCAGTCCCAGCACCATTTCTCGGGAAATCCGCCGGAACCGCACCCCGGACGGGTACCATGCCGGCCAGGCCGACGCCCAGGCCCAGCAGCGCCGGTGGGACGCGACCTCGCGTACCATCTCCGATCACCAGTGGGCCCTCATCGAGGACAAGATCCGGCAGGACTGGAGCCCGGAGCAAATCCACGGCTGGCTCGACCACACCGGCCAGCAGCCGGTCAGTCATGAATGGATCTACGAATATATCTACCGCGACCAGACGGCCGGGGGGCCGCTCCATACCCATTTGCGCTGCCAAAAAACGCAGCGCAAACGCTATGGCACCTATGGGAAGCGCGGGCCCATTCCCCACCGCGTCTCCATCTCCCAACGCCCCGCGACGGTCGACACCCGCGAGCGCATTGGCGACTGGGAAGGCGATACCATCCTGGGGAAAGGCCGCTCCCAGGCTCTGGTCTCCCTGGTGGATCGCGCCACCCGCTTCACGCTGCTGGCCAAGGTCGACCGCAAGGCCGCCGACGCCGTGCAGGCCGCCATTGTCCGGCTCCTGCGCCCCTATCCAGCCCAGACGCACACGCTCACCCTCGACAACGGCCCCGAGTTCGCCCGCCATCAGACCATGACCCAAAAACTCCACATGGCCGTCTACTTCGCGCATCCGTATTCGGCCTGGGAACGGGGCACCAATGAAAACACCAACGGCCTGGTGCGCCAATATCTGCCCAAAGGCACCGCCTTCGACGATGTCACCGACGCGGATCTCGACTGGATTATGCACCGTCTGAACACCCGGCCCCGAAAATGTCTGGACTATCGAACCCCGGCCGCCCTATTTTATGGAAACCACGAAACGTCGTCTGTTGCACTTCGCGGTTGA